In one Nicotiana sylvestris chromosome 8, ASM39365v2, whole genome shotgun sequence genomic region, the following are encoded:
- the LOC138875884 gene encoding uncharacterized protein yields MAKIDGYSFNVSTSELVAVLRSMGDKVAAGEVEHLLKQGYLTDLFSEKGKQAYMKNRKEPPKPHSPKRTVNVISGGEEINSIAYTAAKKVSKITVTHGKRVRQVLEEYSITFDDADADGVLTPHNDALVISLLVHNTNVKRVLIDLGSFVNIILLRVVNEMPADDKLITKTHTLSSFDNSSVVTKWEIILTTFAEGVVKDTKFQVVEMDMAYNMILGRPWIHDMDDVPSILHQVI; encoded by the exons ATGGCAAAGATCGACGGTTATAGTTTTAATGTTAGCACATCAGAGTTAGTGGCAGTACTAAGAAGTATGGGAGacaag GTTGCTGCAGGCGAAGTTGAACATTTATTAAAGCAAGGATATCTAACCGACTTGTTTAGTGAAAAGGGTAAGCAAGCATATATGAAGAACAGGAAGGAGCCTCCTAAACCCCATTCACCAAAAAGGACGGTTAATGTTATAAGCGGAGGAGAAGAAATTAATAGCATAGCATATACGGCAGCCAAGAAGGTTTCAAAAATTACAGTCACACACGGGAAGCGAGTTCGGCAAGTTTTGGAAGAATATAGTATcacatttgatgatgcagatgcagatggtgTACTAACCccgcataatgatgcactggtaatatctttacttgtacataacactaatgtaaaacgagttttgattgatctaggTAGTTTCGTGAATATCATTCTGTTAAGAGTGGTAAACGAGATGCCAGCTGATGATAAGCTGATAACCAAGACACACACCTTGTCTAGTTTTGACAACTCTAGCGTCGTAACAAAATGGGAGATAATACTCACCACATTCGCTGAAGGAGTCGTCAAAGATACAAAATTTCAGGTGGTAGAAATGgatatggcttacaatatgattctcggtagaccatggattcacgaTATGGATGATGTTCCATCTATTCTACATCAAGTTATCTAG
- the LOC104212907 gene encoding F-box only protein 13, translating into MASRRNLKRKSPEEDGDGFVFPLDELNQDLLEKVLSWLPSSTFLRLTSVSKRWKSAATSSTFHLACSQIPSRDPWFYMVDSSSLSSPFVYDSSEMNWKKLLTYPSNFLEKNQKNDSNFLPVAASGGLLCFHNSEKNEFLIFNPVNSSCRKLPLVDYCNTLCAIGMISTQESYRLFLVFGEFPTLSFRVYDSLTNLWGESAIMSRKFSSCPAAESYSTDDEEDDDGRMLYFLGKCGNVVATEIQKTPCKQYSSIITKNGCNGQEILYFLNSNGKVVVCNFAEKYFFEYPRLLPLSHEYSIDLVEYGGELLVVVLSEFLETASLRVWKFDEKSWIWNQGLAMPVAISHEFYGKKVDINCTGGDGEKMFVCISNAADESCRYFLCNLVGNEWTELPACSVDGYNRKFSCAFSFQPRIEASV; encoded by the coding sequence ATGGCCTCTAGAAGAAATCTGAAGAGGAAATCCCCTGAAGAAGATGGAGATGGTTTTGTTTTTCCATTGGATGAGCTTAATCAAGATCTTCTTGAGAAGGTTCTTTCATGGCTACCATCTTCCACTTTTCTCCGCTTAACCTCAGTTAGCAAAAGGTGGAAATCAGCTGCTACTTCCTCTACTTTCCACCTCGCTTGCTCTCAAATTCCATCTAGAGATCCTTGGTTTTATATGGTTGATTCTTCTTCACTATCATCTCCCTTTGTGTATGATTCTTCTGAAATGAATTGGAAGAAATTACTCACTTACCCATCtaattttcttgaaaaaaatcagaaaaatgatTCTAATTTCCTCCCTGTTGCTGCTTCTGGTGGACTACTCTGTTTCCACAATAGTGAAAAGAATGAATTCCTCATTTTCAACCCTGTTAATTCCTCTTGTCGCAAGCTCCCTTTAGTGGATTATTGCAATACCCTTTGTGCTATAGGAATGATTTCCACTCAAGAATCATATAGACTTTTCCTGGTTTTTGGTGAATTCCCAACTCTTTCCTTTAGAGTCTACGATTCATTGACTAATCTCTGGGGAGAATCTGCAATTATGAGTAGAAAATTTTCTAGCTGCCCTGCAGCTGAATCCTACAGTACTGACGATGAAGAAGACGACGATGGTCGAATGCTGTATTTCTTGGGTAAATGTGGCAATGTAGTAGCAACTGAAATACAAAAAACCCCATGTAAACAGTACTCCTCAATAATCACCAAGAATGGTTGTAATGGCCAAGAGATTCTGTATTTCTTGAACTCCAATGGCAAAGTTGTGGTTTGCAATTTTGctgaaaagtacttttttgagTACCCAAGATTACTCCCTCTTAGTCATGAGTATTCTATTGATTTGGTTGAATATGGAGGAGAGTTGCTTGTGGTTGTACTCTCTGAATTCTTGGAAACTGCGAGCCTCAGAGTGTGGAAATTTGATGAGAAGAGTTGGATTTGGAATCAGGGTTTGGCAATGCCAGTagcaatttcacatgaattttatgGGAAGAAAGTGGATATCAACTGCACCGGAGGAGATGGTGAAAAGATGTTTGTGTGTATTTCTAATGCTGCTGATGAGAGTTGTAGGTATTTCTTGTGCAATTTGGTTGGAAATGAATGGACTGAATTGCCTGCTTGTAGTGTTGATGGTTATAACAGGAAATTCAGTTGTGCTTTCTCTTTTCAGCCTAGGATTGAAGCTTCTgtgtga